One Roseofilum casamattae BLCC-M143 genomic region harbors:
- a CDS encoding ABC transporter ATP-binding protein: MFAKVRSQFQRLFSLRKAIALVWKSTPQLTIANILLAIAQSGLPLLSLYLTKLIIDRITETASSPEPSFQPIVILIALAAIVALLSDALRAIAGWVNEAQSQRVTDYVQSLLHSKSIEMDLEYYENPQYYDFLHQAQSEAIYRPNLIFSQLIQLVNSSLSLAGIGLLLFSLDWAIALLLIIAAIPVFFVRLNYSQQLYQQWQQWTSSERMAHYYNYLITQSPHAKEIRLFNLGKLFQRRFDFLRKQIRQERLSLFARRSFAETCTQSSATIAVFVALGLIAARVLANTITIGSLVMYYQAFQRGQTLLRESLSHLANLYENSLFLSNFYQFLSLKPKVIDPKYPAILPDPLQGKLEFRHVSFAYPQSQRTVLADINITIEPSQTIAIVGENGAGKTTLIKLISRLYAPTSGEIFLDGINLNEFSLTELRQQIAIIFQDYARYHLTVQENIGIGDIEEWDDRNKIEQAAEFAQLEKTIAKLPQNYDTILGKEFIDGEELSIGEWQKIAIARLFLRRAPILILDEPTSALDPQAEAEVLAKFQQLSQKRTAIIISHRLSTVKFADQILVLDRGTIAEQGTHDELMQLSGIYAHLFNTQADRYR; encoded by the coding sequence ATGTTTGCTAAGGTACGATCGCAGTTTCAACGGCTGTTTTCTCTAAGAAAGGCGATCGCTTTAGTCTGGAAAAGTACGCCTCAGCTTACTATAGCCAATATCCTGTTGGCGATCGCCCAATCCGGTTTGCCGTTGCTTTCTCTATATCTAACTAAACTGATTATCGATCGCATTACTGAAACCGCTTCATCTCCCGAACCATCCTTCCAACCCATCGTCATCCTCATCGCTTTAGCAGCGATCGTAGCTCTCCTCTCCGATGCTCTCCGCGCCATAGCCGGATGGGTTAATGAAGCGCAGTCGCAACGGGTTACAGACTACGTTCAGAGTTTGCTGCACTCCAAGTCGATTGAAATGGACTTAGAGTATTACGAAAACCCTCAGTACTACGACTTTCTCCATCAAGCACAATCCGAGGCAATTTATCGTCCTAACTTGATTTTCAGTCAACTGATTCAACTTGTCAATAGTAGCTTATCCTTAGCTGGGATTGGACTGCTGCTCTTTTCCTTGGATTGGGCGATCGCGCTTTTATTAATCATTGCTGCCATTCCCGTTTTTTTTGTTCGCCTCAACTATTCACAACAACTTTATCAACAATGGCAACAATGGACATCATCGGAGAGAATGGCTCATTATTACAATTATCTAATTACCCAGTCTCCCCATGCGAAGGAAATACGACTGTTTAATCTTGGAAAGCTATTTCAACGTCGCTTCGATTTCCTGCGGAAACAGATTCGCCAAGAACGTTTATCCCTCTTTGCTCGTCGCTCCTTTGCCGAAACCTGCACCCAAAGTAGTGCGACGATCGCCGTTTTTGTGGCCTTGGGATTAATTGCCGCTCGCGTCCTCGCCAATACCATCACTATCGGCTCTCTGGTGATGTACTATCAAGCCTTTCAACGGGGACAAACCTTACTGCGAGAAAGCTTGAGTCACCTGGCTAACTTATACGAGAATAGTTTATTTTTATCCAACTTCTATCAATTCCTCAGCCTGAAACCGAAAGTCATCGATCCGAAATATCCAGCAATTTTACCCGATCCTTTGCAAGGAAAACTGGAATTTCGCCACGTCAGCTTTGCCTATCCGCAATCTCAGCGCACAGTTCTTGCAGATATTAACATTACCATAGAACCCAGTCAGACGATCGCGATCGTCGGGGAAAATGGAGCAGGAAAAACCACTCTGATTAAGCTAATCTCGCGCTTGTACGCTCCGACCTCCGGAGAAATTTTTCTAGATGGAATTAACTTAAATGAATTCTCCTTAACCGAACTGAGACAGCAAATAGCAATTATCTTTCAAGATTATGCTCGCTATCATCTAACCGTACAGGAGAATATCGGAATTGGCGATATTGAGGAGTGGGACGATCGCAATAAAATCGAGCAAGCAGCTGAATTTGCCCAACTGGAAAAGACGATTGCTAAATTGCCGCAAAACTATGATACGATTCTCGGCAAAGAGTTTATTGATGGGGAGGAACTGAGTATTGGAGAATGGCAAAAAATTGCGATCGCGCGGTTGTTTTTGCGTCGCGCGCCTATTCTAATTCTAGACGAACCAACCAGTGCCCTCGACCCCCAAGCAGAAGCCGAAGTGTTAGCAAAATTTCAGCAACTTTCGCAAAAACGAACGGCAATTATTATTAGCCATCGCCTGTCAACCGTTAAGTTTGCAGACCAAATTTTAGTCTTAGATCGCGGTACAATAGCCGAGCAGGGAACCCATGATGAATTAATGCAATTATCGGGAATTTACGCCCATTTATTTAATACTCAAGCCGATCGTTATCGATGA
- a CDS encoding 50S ribosomal protein L11 methyltransferase has product MYSVSGYGEMIADRGRMEAYTEALKRSIRPGSVVLDLGTGTGIFALLACQLGAKKVYAIEYNPAIEIAKQAAIANGYADRIEFIQELSTKVELPEPVDVIISDLRGVVPLFEQHIESLADAKKRFLAPEGVLIPQNDTLWVSLAEAPNVWEKITDPWDKHCYGFNMNAAKKLVTNIWGKGWVTPSQLLAQPQVWTTLDYGRKENPNASKTLDFEPARSGTAYGLSVWFETTLVEGVKFSTAPGMPELIYGTAFFPFSEPVTLELGDKVSVNLQANLVNHRYIWRWDTQVFAAGDPQRCKANFKQSTFFSQSLSPTQLRKQAGNYVPTLNQNGKIAQFVLDYMSKGMSLSAIAQLLVEQFPEDFSSVKDALTRAGQLSALYSE; this is encoded by the coding sequence ATGTATAGTGTATCTGGTTATGGAGAAATGATTGCCGATCGCGGGCGGATGGAAGCCTATACCGAGGCACTCAAGCGCTCCATACGCCCAGGATCCGTGGTTCTCGATCTGGGGACGGGAACGGGAATTTTTGCTCTGCTCGCATGTCAGTTGGGAGCGAAAAAAGTTTATGCGATCGAATATAATCCAGCAATTGAAATAGCGAAACAAGCGGCGATCGCCAACGGATATGCCGATCGAATAGAGTTTATTCAAGAGCTTTCAACCAAAGTTGAATTACCAGAACCGGTAGATGTCATTATCTCAGATTTGCGCGGTGTTGTACCTCTATTCGAGCAGCATATTGAATCGTTAGCCGATGCGAAAAAGCGCTTTTTAGCCCCCGAAGGCGTACTAATTCCGCAGAACGATACACTATGGGTGAGTTTAGCCGAAGCGCCCAATGTCTGGGAAAAAATTACCGATCCTTGGGATAAACACTGCTATGGCTTTAACATGAACGCAGCCAAAAAGCTGGTAACTAATATCTGGGGAAAAGGTTGGGTCACTCCCTCGCAATTGCTAGCTCAACCGCAAGTTTGGACGACGTTAGATTACGGCCGCAAGGAAAACCCGAATGCGAGCAAAACCCTGGATTTTGAACCCGCTCGCAGCGGTACGGCCTATGGGTTGAGTGTCTGGTTTGAGACCACTTTAGTGGAAGGAGTAAAATTTTCAACGGCTCCAGGAATGCCAGAATTAATTTATGGTACGGCATTTTTTCCGTTCTCAGAACCGGTGACTCTGGAGTTGGGAGATAAGGTTTCCGTCAACTTACAAGCGAATTTAGTCAATCACCGATATATTTGGCGTTGGGATACTCAGGTATTTGCAGCAGGAGATCCGCAACGATGCAAAGCTAACTTCAAACAGTCTACATTTTTTTCTCAGTCTCTTTCTCCCACTCAACTGCGCAAGCAAGCGGGAAATTATGTTCCAACGTTGAATCAGAATGGTAAGATAGCGCAGTTTGTCCTAGATTACATGAGTAAAGGAATGTCCCTTAGTGCTATTGCTCAACTCTTAGTCGAGCAGTTCCCGGAAGACTTCTCTAGCGTTAAGGATGCGCTGACTCGCGCGGGACAATTGTCTGCGCTGTATAGCGAGTAG
- a CDS encoding asparagine synthetase B family protein — protein MSGIVGMVNADKAPVDRELLARMTGYMTFRGPDVQRVWAEGSVGFGHTLLRTTDESAREYQPLTLDNQVWIVADARVDDRSSLIARLRDRGEEVSLDTPDPNLILHAYRVWGIDCLDRLLGDFAFAIWDSREQHLFCARDHFGVKPFFYSHLGKEFAFSNTLNCLRLHPSVSDRLNDLAIADFLLFGYNQEVDTSAFADIQRLPAAHRLIWTAENLQVERYWTLPTDGYIRYKKDEEYVEHFLELMRLAVGDRLRTDKVSVYMSGGLDSTSITAIAKEILTETYPSYDLRAYTTVFDRSLPDEERYYSSLVAEHLEIPIHYQIADDFELCQGWEDIDGATPEPTLLSLVRHNREQHQTPKSRVVLSGEGGDGVFHCQGAYYYGKYLLQTGKLATLVSDWMKYWKSHGRFPQPGIRARVKEWLGMPSWKPSYPRWLSLGLEKQLDLATRWENSYKKDQSIHPFRPEAYQAMEATVWPYLFEGNDAGMISSPIEVRYPYFDRRSIEFLFSIPVIPWIMFKELVRVSMKGKLPELVRSRPKTPATGNALNVKLREQKMEWVERFDPISRLYLYIDCGSIPTLCGITAQSSEAWIDLRPASLNYWLKQLASVHPKSTKEVQYECNG, from the coding sequence GTGAGCGGAATCGTCGGAATGGTAAATGCTGATAAGGCTCCGGTTGACCGGGAATTATTGGCGCGCATGACTGGATATATGACCTTCCGAGGGCCGGATGTTCAACGAGTTTGGGCAGAGGGTTCGGTTGGCTTTGGTCATACTCTTTTGCGTACTACGGATGAGTCGGCTCGGGAATATCAACCCCTGACATTGGATAACCAAGTTTGGATTGTGGCGGATGCTCGCGTTGACGATCGCTCCAGTCTTATTGCTCGGCTGCGCGATCGCGGAGAAGAAGTATCGCTAGATACTCCAGATCCGAATTTGATTCTCCATGCCTATCGGGTTTGGGGAATTGACTGCCTCGATCGCCTGCTTGGAGATTTTGCCTTTGCCATCTGGGATAGCCGGGAGCAGCATCTGTTTTGCGCCAGAGACCATTTTGGGGTAAAGCCCTTTTTCTATTCCCATTTGGGCAAAGAATTCGCGTTTAGCAATACACTCAATTGCTTGCGACTCCATCCTTCGGTGTCCGATCGGCTGAACGATTTGGCGATCGCCGATTTTCTCCTCTTCGGCTACAATCAGGAAGTCGATACCAGTGCTTTTGCCGATATCCAGCGCCTCCCCGCCGCTCATCGGTTAATCTGGACGGCGGAAAATTTGCAGGTGGAGCGATACTGGACGTTGCCAACTGATGGCTATATCCGGTATAAGAAAGATGAGGAATATGTGGAGCATTTCTTGGAGCTGATGCGCTTGGCTGTGGGCGATCGCCTGCGAACCGATAAAGTTTCCGTCTACATGAGTGGCGGACTCGATTCGACTAGCATAACGGCGATCGCGAAAGAAATCCTCACAGAAACCTACCCTTCCTATGACCTCAGAGCCTACACCACAGTTTTTGACCGCTCTCTTCCCGATGAAGAGCGCTATTACTCCAGTCTAGTTGCCGAACACCTTGAGATTCCTATCCACTACCAAATTGCCGATGACTTTGAATTGTGCCAGGGGTGGGAAGACATAGACGGGGCAACCCCCGAACCAACTTTATTGTCGCTAGTGCGTCATAACAGAGAACAGCACCAGACTCCAAAAAGCCGAGTTGTCCTCAGTGGTGAAGGAGGAGATGGTGTATTTCACTGTCAAGGAGCTTATTACTACGGAAAATATTTGCTGCAAACGGGAAAACTCGCAACATTAGTTTCTGATTGGATGAAATACTGGAAATCTCATGGACGTTTTCCTCAACCGGGGATACGCGCTCGAGTGAAAGAGTGGCTGGGAATGCCTTCCTGGAAACCTTCTTATCCCCGGTGGCTCAGTCTCGGCTTAGAAAAACAACTCGACCTAGCAACCCGATGGGAAAATAGCTACAAGAAAGACCAATCAATTCACCCATTTCGTCCCGAAGCTTACCAAGCGATGGAGGCAACAGTTTGGCCGTATCTTTTTGAAGGGAACGATGCAGGGATGATATCTTCTCCAATTGAAGTAAGATATCCTTATTTCGATCGACGCTCGATCGAGTTCTTGTTCTCAATCCCAGTAATTCCCTGGATTATGTTCAAGGAGTTAGTTCGAGTCTCAATGAAAGGAAAACTTCCAGAGTTGGTTCGTTCTCGCCCCAAAACTCCGGCAACAGGTAACGCCCTGAATGTAAAGTTGCGAGAACAAAAAATGGAATGGGTGGAACGGTTCGATCCAATTTCTCGGTTATATTTGTATATTGATTGTGGGTCTATCCCAACTCTTTGCGGAATAACTGCCCAGAGTAGTGAAGCTTGGATCGATCTTCGTCCAGCCAGCCTTAACTATTGGTTAAAGCAGTTAGCATCAGTTCATCCCAAATCAACAAAGGAGGTTCAGTATGAATGTAATGGATAA
- a CDS encoding GDP-L-fucose synthase family protein: MSELDLENKRILVTGGAGFLGRQVVQQLVEAGASRDRIIIPRSKDYDLCQMEACKQVVQNQDIIIHLAAHVGGIGLNREKPAELYYDNLMMGTQLIHCAYQAGVEKFVCVGTICAYPKFTPVPFKEEDLWNGYPEETNAPYGIAKKALMVQLQSYRQQYGFNGIFLLPVNLYGPEDNFDPSSSHVIPALIRKVHEAQQRGDTTLPAWGDGSPSREFLYSTDAARGIVMATQKYDNSEPVNLGTGSEITIRDLVELICELMEFQGEIVWQTDKPNGQPRRCLDTQRAKERFGFTSQMDFRQGLKNTIAWYRDRAGN; the protein is encoded by the coding sequence ATGAGCGAACTAGACCTAGAGAACAAGCGGATTTTAGTGACGGGTGGGGCTGGGTTTCTCGGTCGCCAAGTAGTGCAGCAGCTTGTGGAAGCTGGGGCCAGTCGCGATCGCATTATCATACCGCGATCGAAAGACTACGATCTTTGCCAAATGGAAGCCTGCAAGCAAGTCGTGCAAAACCAAGATATCATCATCCACTTGGCCGCCCATGTGGGAGGGATTGGTTTAAATCGGGAAAAGCCAGCCGAGTTGTACTACGACAACCTGATGATGGGAACCCAGCTCATCCACTGTGCCTACCAAGCCGGAGTAGAGAAGTTTGTCTGTGTGGGTACGATCTGTGCCTATCCCAAATTTACCCCGGTTCCGTTCAAGGAAGAGGATTTGTGGAATGGCTATCCAGAAGAAACCAATGCGCCTTACGGAATTGCCAAAAAAGCTCTGATGGTGCAACTCCAGTCCTATCGACAGCAATATGGCTTTAATGGCATTTTTCTGCTGCCGGTAAACCTTTACGGCCCGGAAGACAACTTCGATCCGAGTAGTTCTCACGTGATCCCTGCCCTCATTCGGAAAGTTCACGAAGCCCAACAACGAGGCGATACGACGCTTCCAGCTTGGGGCGATGGTTCTCCGAGTCGGGAGTTTCTCTATTCGACTGATGCGGCGCGGGGTATTGTCATGGCGACTCAGAAGTATGACAACTCGGAACCCGTCAATCTGGGAACTGGTTCGGAAATTACCATTCGCGACCTAGTGGAATTGATTTGTGAGTTGATGGAGTTTCAGGGAGAGATTGTCTGGCAGACCGATAAACCCAACGGTCAACCTCGCCGGTGCTTAGATACACAACGAGCCAAAGAGCGATTTGGGTTTACGTCACAGATGGACTTTCGTCAGGGCTTGAAAAATACGATCGCCTGGTATCGCGATCGTGCTGGCAATTGA
- the gmd gene encoding GDP-mannose 4,6-dehydratase produces the protein MTERKRSLITGITGQDGSYLSEFLLEKGYEVHGIIRRSSTFNTDRIDHIYIDPHEEQARFFLHYGDLTDGTNLGRILEEIQPHEVYNLGAQSHVRVSFDSPEYTVDTVAMGTLRLLEAIRDYQQRTGNQVKFYQAGSSEMFGKVQDVPQKETTPFYPRSPYSCGKVYAHWQTINYRESYNLFACNGILFNHESPRRGETFVTRKITRAVARIKAGKQKKLYLGNLDAKRDWGYAKDYVRAMWMMLQQDEPDDYVIATNETHSIREFLDIAFTYVGLDWNDYVEFDPKYLRPAEVDLLIGDPSKAKEKLGWEPSVTFEELVKLMVDSDRQALEKIKEVGNGFD, from the coding sequence ATGACAGAACGCAAGCGATCGCTGATTACTGGGATTACCGGTCAAGATGGCTCTTATCTCAGTGAATTCTTACTGGAGAAAGGTTATGAAGTTCACGGAATCATCCGCCGCAGTTCGACCTTCAATACCGATCGCATCGACCACATTTACATCGATCCTCACGAAGAGCAAGCCCGATTTTTTCTCCACTATGGCGATCTGACCGATGGCACCAACCTGGGTCGTATTTTGGAGGAAATCCAACCCCATGAAGTCTATAATTTGGGCGCTCAATCCCACGTGCGAGTCAGTTTTGATTCTCCAGAATATACGGTGGATACAGTCGCAATGGGAACGTTGCGTCTCCTGGAAGCGATTCGGGATTATCAGCAGCGTACTGGAAACCAGGTGAAATTTTACCAAGCCGGTTCGTCAGAGATGTTCGGTAAAGTGCAGGACGTTCCTCAGAAAGAGACAACGCCCTTTTATCCAAGAAGTCCATATTCCTGCGGGAAAGTCTATGCCCACTGGCAAACCATTAATTACCGGGAATCCTACAATCTTTTTGCCTGTAATGGAATCTTGTTTAACCACGAATCTCCTCGTCGCGGTGAAACCTTTGTCACCCGCAAAATTACTCGCGCTGTAGCTCGCATTAAAGCCGGAAAGCAGAAAAAGCTGTATCTGGGGAATCTCGATGCCAAACGAGATTGGGGGTATGCTAAAGACTACGTGCGTGCCATGTGGATGATGCTTCAGCAAGACGAACCCGATGATTATGTGATTGCGACCAATGAAACCCACTCGATCCGAGAGTTTCTCGATATTGCTTTTACTTATGTCGGTTTAGACTGGAACGACTATGTGGAGTTCGACCCGAAATACCTGCGACCGGCAGAGGTGGATCTGTTAATTGGCGATCCGAGCAAAGCCAAAGAAAAGTTAGGCTGGGAACCGTCAGTTACCTTTGAAGAGCTAGTAAAATTAATGGTAGATTCCGATCGCCAAGCGCTAGAAAAGATCAAAGAAGTCGGTAACGGATTTGACTAA
- a CDS encoding sugar transferase produces the protein MTAESQFVSGKTARIYVKRGFRPRRLRARRSSLAIGLNGEFFKRGFDILFSLTVLIVFSPVYLGLALLILCSSPGSVFYVQERVGKDYQPFKCIKFRTMIPNADRVLAEMMAKSPQMRAEFEQDFKLKHDPRITWIGSFLRMTSLDEFPQFWNVLKGDMSVVGPRPLVPEELYKYGKSIDKVLTIRPGITGLWQVSGRNDIPYPRRIQIDLYYVTFKNIWMDLWIVIKTVGVVIFPKGNGAY, from the coding sequence ATGACTGCTGAGAGTCAATTTGTCTCTGGCAAGACTGCTCGAATCTATGTCAAACGGGGTTTTCGTCCTCGACGACTTAGAGCTAGACGTTCGAGTCTTGCGATCGGTCTCAATGGAGAGTTTTTCAAGCGAGGGTTTGATATTCTATTCTCGCTGACGGTTTTAATCGTGTTTTCCCCTGTCTATCTAGGATTAGCATTGTTAATCCTATGTAGTTCTCCCGGTTCGGTTTTTTACGTTCAAGAACGGGTAGGCAAAGATTATCAACCTTTCAAATGTATAAAATTTAGAACGATGATCCCCAATGCCGATCGCGTTCTTGCTGAAATGATGGCAAAATCTCCTCAGATGCGAGCCGAGTTCGAGCAAGATTTTAAGCTCAAGCACGATCCTCGTATCACTTGGATTGGTAGCTTTCTCAGAATGACGAGCTTAGATGAGTTTCCGCAATTCTGGAATGTCCTTAAGGGCGATATGAGTGTGGTCGGACCTCGCCCCTTAGTTCCGGAAGAACTGTATAAATACGGTAAAAGCATTGACAAAGTATTAACAATTAGACCGGGAATTACGGGACTCTGGCAAGTCTCGGGACGTAATGATATTCCCTATCCTCGGCGCATTCAAATCGATCTGTACTATGTCACGTTCAAGAACATTTGGATGGATCTTTGGATCGTAATCAAAACCGTTGGAGTCGTTATCTTCCCTAAAGGCAACGGAGCCTACTGA
- a CDS encoding glycosyltransferase — protein sequence MVPEPKYALVHEWLTPLATGGSELVVREILEQIDADLYALIDFESTNPESYLYQRKIGTTFLQQFPLARRGVQNYLPLLPLAIEQLDLRDYDIILSSSHAVAKGVLTRPGQFHLCYCHTPMRYAWDLTFDYLNRSALGRGLPGIASRYILHKLRLWDVISANRVDRFVANSNYTARRIWRCYRRQADVIYPPIHCDRFPFRADKEEFYLTVSRLVSYKQVSLIVRAFNQLGRNLVVIGTGPDLEALQEMAKPNITFLGFQPNEVVADYMSRAKAFVYAACEDFGMAVVEAQACGTPAIAYGKGGALETVRDRVTGLLFPEQTPESLVEITNRFETLQFNPERIYAHAREFDTKVFQERYQQLLERSYAAFGQSSTSSFPDLY from the coding sequence ATCGTGCCTGAACCCAAATATGCCCTCGTTCATGAATGGTTAACCCCTCTAGCTACTGGGGGATCGGAACTGGTTGTTCGCGAAATTCTCGAGCAGATTGATGCGGATCTCTATGCTCTGATTGATTTTGAATCAACCAATCCGGAGAGCTACTTATACCAACGGAAAATCGGCACTACCTTTTTACAGCAGTTTCCCTTGGCTCGTCGCGGCGTGCAAAACTATTTACCTTTATTGCCTCTAGCGATCGAACAGCTTGACTTGCGAGACTACGATATTATCCTTTCCTCGTCTCACGCCGTTGCCAAAGGCGTTCTAACTCGTCCGGGACAATTTCATCTCTGTTATTGCCACACTCCCATGCGCTATGCTTGGGACTTAACCTTTGACTATCTCAACCGCAGCGCTCTGGGTCGGGGACTGCCAGGGATTGCCAGCCGCTATATTCTACATAAATTGCGCCTCTGGGATGTTATCTCTGCCAATCGAGTGGATCGCTTCGTTGCCAACTCGAACTACACCGCACGGCGAATTTGGCGCTGCTATCGCCGTCAGGCCGATGTCATTTACCCGCCGATTCATTGCGATCGCTTTCCGTTTCGAGCCGATAAGGAAGAATTCTACCTGACAGTTTCTCGCCTCGTCAGTTACAAACAAGTCTCGTTAATTGTTCGTGCATTTAACCAACTCGGGCGTAACCTCGTAGTTATCGGTACGGGGCCGGATTTAGAAGCACTGCAAGAAATGGCCAAACCGAATATTACCTTTCTCGGTTTCCAACCCAATGAGGTCGTGGCTGACTATATGAGTCGAGCAAAAGCATTTGTCTATGCCGCTTGTGAGGATTTTGGTATGGCGGTGGTCGAAGCTCAAGCCTGCGGGACTCCGGCGATCGCTTATGGAAAAGGTGGTGCTCTCGAAACCGTCCGCGATCGCGTAACTGGGCTATTATTCCCCGAACAAACCCCAGAGTCGTTAGTGGAAATAACGAACCGGTTTGAGACACTTCAGTTTAACCCCGAACGCATCTATGCCCATGCTCGCGAGTTTGACACTAAAGTCTTTCAAGAGCGCTACCAACAACTCCTAGAACGCTCCTATGCAGCATTTGGGCAGTCGAGCACCTCAAGTTTTCCCGACCTTTATTGA
- a CDS encoding DUF4346 domain-containing protein → MTDLAQQITTIDDRLSGRYIALDPGGYFIIYLDRDARLICAKHFTNTINDRGLAVDPDTGKVIPAKGKVERTAETVYTARTAKEMCVKLFEEDPPCAVTMFDHAAYLGRELVRAEYALIHGSEYIQD, encoded by the coding sequence ATGACCGATCTTGCACAACAGATTACGACTATTGACGATCGCCTTTCCGGGCGATACATTGCCCTCGATCCGGGAGGCTATTTCATTATTTATCTCGACCGGGATGCCAGACTGATTTGCGCCAAACATTTCACCAATACTATCAACGATCGCGGATTAGCCGTCGATCCCGACACGGGGAAAGTGATTCCTGCCAAAGGCAAGGTCGAACGCACCGCAGAAACGGTTTATACTGCTCGGACGGCGAAAGAAATGTGTGTCAAACTTTTTGAAGAAGACCCTCCCTGTGCGGTCACCATGTTCGATCATGCTGCTTATTTAGGACGAGAATTAGTTCGTGCCGAATATGCCCTGATTCATGGCAGCGAATATATTCAAGATTAA
- the galE gene encoding UDP-glucose 4-epimerase GalE, protein MAKQKPTILVTGGAGYIGSHAVLALQQAGYEAIILDNLSYGHRDLVEDVLKVPLIVGETSDRSLLQQIFQTYPIAAVMHFAAFIAVGESVSQPGKYYENNVSATLALLEAMLSAGIKTFVFSSTCAIYGEPETVPIPEDHRHHPMSPYAASKAMVERILTDFDRAYGLKSVRFRYFNAAGAEPEGRLGEDHHPETHLIPLALHTALGKRETLSIFGTDYDTEDGTCVRDYIHVSDLAQAHVLGLEYLLQGNESEVFNLGNGNGFSVRQVIETARQVTGREIKAVECDRRPGDPPILVGSSTKAQQLLHWKAKYPDLETIIRHAWQWHQMRHGS, encoded by the coding sequence GTGGCGAAACAAAAACCAACAATTTTAGTGACTGGTGGTGCGGGATATATTGGTTCCCATGCCGTGTTAGCCTTGCAGCAAGCGGGCTATGAGGCGATTATTCTCGATAATCTCAGCTACGGTCATCGAGATTTAGTGGAAGATGTTCTGAAGGTTCCTCTTATTGTTGGGGAAACTAGCGATCGCTCTCTCCTCCAGCAAATCTTCCAAACTTATCCTATCGCTGCGGTAATGCATTTTGCTGCCTTTATTGCGGTTGGGGAGTCGGTAAGTCAACCGGGAAAGTATTACGAGAATAATGTCAGTGCGACTCTCGCCTTACTCGAAGCGATGCTGTCCGCTGGGATAAAGACCTTTGTCTTTTCTTCTACCTGCGCCATTTATGGCGAACCAGAAACAGTTCCTATTCCCGAAGATCATCGCCATCATCCCATGAGTCCCTATGCGGCGAGCAAGGCTATGGTAGAGCGAATTTTGACGGATTTCGATCGCGCTTATGGTTTAAAGTCGGTTCGCTTCCGCTATTTTAATGCTGCCGGAGCCGAACCGGAGGGCAGATTGGGCGAAGATCATCATCCCGAAACTCATTTAATTCCATTAGCGCTGCATACCGCTCTGGGAAAACGAGAGACTCTCTCGATTTTTGGCACGGACTACGATACCGAAGATGGTACTTGCGTGCGCGACTATATCCACGTTAGCGATCTCGCTCAAGCTCATGTCTTGGGCTTAGAATACCTGTTGCAGGGGAATGAGAGCGAAGTGTTTAATCTCGGCAATGGCAATGGATTTTCCGTGCGCCAGGTTATTGAAACGGCGCGTCAAGTTACCGGACGAGAGATTAAAGCCGTGGAATGCGATCGCCGTCCGGGCGACCCCCCTATTCTGGTGGGGAGCAGCACCAAAGCGCAACAACTCCTCCATTGGAAAGCTAAATATCCCGATCTAGAGACTATTATTCGCCATGCTTGGCAATGGCATCAAATGCGACATGGATCTTAG
- a CDS encoding sugar transferase, with product MNSNSCNKSAWAFATALPQLSHPSIDCPIKRSIDILGSLVGLMLLGVVFIPIAIAIKLDSPGPIFFSQRRYGLRGQPFTMYKFRSMANNAEGLKSHVTNDARGLIFKNKSDPRITRVGKFLRRTSLDEFPQFWNVLLGQMSLVGTRPPLRDEVIRYQPHHWRRLDVKPGITGQWQVSGRSSIEDFEEIVDLDLQYQSLWSPLYDLYIILQTIQVVLDRTGAY from the coding sequence ATGAACAGTAATAGTTGTAATAAGTCGGCTTGGGCGTTTGCCACTGCTTTACCTCAATTGTCTCATCCTTCGATCGACTGTCCGATAAAGCGAAGTATAGATATTCTCGGCAGTCTAGTTGGTTTAATGTTGCTAGGGGTTGTCTTTATCCCAATCGCGATCGCCATTAAGCTCGACAGTCCCGGGCCAATTTTCTTCAGTCAACGGCGATATGGACTGCGAGGACAACCCTTCACTATGTATAAATTTCGCTCCATGGCGAACAATGCCGAAGGTTTGAAATCTCATGTTACCAACGATGCTCGAGGATTAATCTTCAAAAACAAGTCCGATCCTCGAATTACCCGAGTGGGCAAGTTTTTACGGCGAACCAGTTTAGATGAATTTCCCCAATTCTGGAATGTTTTGCTCGGACAGATGAGCTTAGTGGGAACTCGCCCCCCTCTTCGCGATGAAGTGATTCGCTATCAACCCCACCATTGGCGCAGGTTGGATGTCAAACCGGGCATCACGGGACAATGGCAAGTAAGCGGGCGATCGTCAATTGAGGATTTTGAAGAGATTGTTGACCTAGATTTGCAGTATCAGTCGTTGTGGAGCCCCCTTTACGATCTCTACATCATCCTGCAAACGATTCAGGTCGTATTGGATCGTACGGGGGCTTACTAG